The following coding sequences are from one Leptolyngbya sp. NIES-3755 window:
- a CDS encoding putative phosphate transport system substrate-binding protein (similar to AA sequence:cyanobase_aa:LBDG_44330): protein MVHKSYSSTVGLALLLTGVTVAEVQLVRAQTAFKLPNSVAEGTNVRIDGSVSMAAINSILEQRFEQQFPKTQVNAASNGVPAGIQAVLSGQADLAAIGRPLNNQEKAQGLQTAQVGRDKIAIVVGANNPFNGSLTIDQFARMFRGEITNWSQVGGPNLPIKFVDRPDSSDTREAFKSYPVFRQAKFTTGANAVKLNEDTTQAVVSNLGNNGISYMTASQAQGLKGAKIVTMHGTQPTNPRYPFSQALYYVYKDANNPAVQAFLGLATTETGQSAIAKSGGVLEPVVAAKPATAKPAAANKPAKPATTAAKDGTPAKQNAAQQPGSGQTVTGANPQGDNPQGGSSQAGGGNPLAFLFPGDNAGGAGAAADTGTGLPNWLWWLLPIGSGAALLWMLAGGRRNRRRAPVTDDRGATGTFNAPGYSDPDNLGGAPYVEGGYDPIQTNGDYSTRVDAPDTNLEWNTEGDRLGNLDLEPNVTGNVDRAHPFGGLGGAALAGGAAAGAAGWALNRDRHSKIVLKSRSSQEVEAFWDIPTEERQAMKQQGGEKLALRLYDVTDIDLSQQPAHSVQQFDCDELTQRQRLPIALPDRDYLAEIGYLTPDNEWLSLARSTHVRVPAASGNSFLGNVAKAGGAAVAGGAVAASGAVDSAKSFLSGDRDTEVEPVTDPATPATEIPSENWFQRITHRVADTTTDVTQSGGAAVTGGAAAAGAGAAAWSFVSGQRNSDTKTPTETPSFTTSPTETTSFTTGETASFTTGETTSFTTGETTQMNPFMTSETVTPSMPTEFGEGRLVLSPRNARWAYATWDLPRSLRSRIDRNAGDNLVLRLYDVTDGGTRLPSRYEQHDIDEMALSCDVPIPLSDRTYIAEVGYVNAENVWTPLARSTPAHIPAN, encoded by the coding sequence ATGGTGCATAAAAGTTACTCATCCACAGTCGGTCTCGCGCTTCTCCTCACGGGTGTTACCGTCGCAGAAGTGCAATTGGTTCGGGCGCAGACTGCTTTCAAACTTCCTAATTCCGTTGCCGAAGGAACCAATGTCCGAATCGATGGCTCTGTGAGTATGGCAGCCATCAACTCGATTCTGGAACAACGCTTTGAGCAGCAATTTCCAAAAACTCAAGTGAATGCCGCCTCAAACGGTGTTCCTGCTGGAATTCAAGCCGTTCTCAGTGGACAGGCAGATCTCGCAGCGATCGGTCGTCCATTAAACAACCAAGAAAAAGCTCAAGGCTTGCAAACAGCGCAAGTCGGACGAGATAAAATCGCGATCGTCGTTGGCGCAAACAATCCGTTTAATGGCAGTTTGACGATCGACCAATTCGCCCGCATGTTCCGAGGTGAAATCACCAACTGGTCACAAGTCGGCGGTCCGAACCTCCCGATTAAGTTTGTCGATCGACCCGACAGCAGCGACACCCGCGAAGCTTTCAAGAGTTATCCCGTCTTCAGACAAGCAAAATTCACCACAGGCGCAAACGCAGTCAAGCTAAACGAAGACACCACTCAAGCGGTCGTTTCCAACTTGGGCAACAACGGCATCAGCTACATGACTGCCAGCCAAGCTCAAGGATTGAAAGGCGCAAAGATCGTGACAATGCACGGAACGCAGCCCACGAATCCCCGTTACCCGTTCTCGCAAGCGCTCTACTACGTCTATAAAGATGCCAACAATCCAGCCGTTCAAGCATTCTTAGGGTTAGCCACGACCGAAACGGGACAGAGCGCGATCGCAAAATCCGGTGGAGTCCTCGAACCTGTTGTCGCTGCCAAACCCGCAACCGCGAAACCTGCCGCCGCTAACAAACCTGCGAAACCCGCCACTACAGCCGCAAAAGATGGCACTCCCGCAAAACAGAACGCAGCTCAACAACCCGGCAGCGGTCAAACCGTCACTGGAGCAAATCCCCAAGGCGACAATCCCCAAGGTGGCAGTTCCCAAGCAGGAGGTGGCAATCCTCTAGCCTTCTTGTTCCCTGGAGATAATGCAGGTGGGGCTGGTGCTGCGGCAGATACGGGCACTGGACTTCCAAACTGGCTCTGGTGGCTGTTACCGATCGGTTCGGGTGCGGCACTGCTTTGGATGCTGGCAGGTGGACGGCGCAATCGTCGTAGAGCACCCGTCACAGACGATCGAGGTGCAACTGGAACTTTTAATGCACCTGGATATTCCGATCCAGACAATCTCGGTGGCGCTCCTTATGTCGAAGGCGGATACGATCCGATTCAAACCAACGGGGATTATTCCACCAGAGTTGATGCTCCCGATACAAATTTAGAGTGGAACACCGAGGGCGATCGATTGGGCAATCTCGATCTCGAACCCAATGTCACTGGAAATGTCGATCGCGCTCATCCATTCGGGGGTTTGGGAGGTGCAGCCTTAGCGGGAGGAGCCGCAGCAGGAGCCGCAGGTTGGGCACTGAACCGCGATCGACACAGCAAGATTGTGCTCAAATCTCGGAGTTCTCAAGAGGTTGAAGCATTCTGGGATATTCCCACCGAAGAACGGCAAGCCATGAAGCAACAGGGCGGAGAAAAATTAGCGCTCCGACTGTACGATGTCACTGATATTGATTTATCGCAGCAACCCGCACACAGCGTTCAACAATTCGATTGTGATGAACTGACCCAACGCCAACGGTTGCCGATCGCACTTCCCGATCGAGATTATCTGGCGGAAATCGGCTACCTCACTCCTGATAATGAATGGCTGAGTTTGGCGCGTTCTACTCATGTTCGTGTTCCCGCTGCTTCTGGAAATTCCTTCTTGGGCAACGTAGCGAAAGCAGGGGGAGCCGCTGTTGCTGGAGGAGCCGTTGCTGCGAGTGGAGCAGTCGATTCCGCCAAATCGTTCCTATCAGGCGATCGAGATACGGAAGTAGAACCCGTTACCGATCCCGCAACTCCAGCAACTGAGATCCCGTCCGAGAACTGGTTCCAACGAATTACGCATCGTGTTGCTGATACGACTACCGATGTGACCCAATCAGGAGGAGCCGCTGTTACTGGGGGAGCCGCCGCCGCAGGAGCAGGAGCCGCCGCTTGGTCATTCGTTTCGGGTCAGCGCAACTCAGACACGAAGACTCCTACCGAAACTCCCTCGTTTACGACAAGTCCAACCGAAACCACTTCGTTTACCACAGGCGAAACGGCTTCGTTTACCACAGGCGAAACCACTTCATTTACCACAGGTGAAACCACTCAAATGAATCCGTTCATGACGAGTGAAACAGTTACGCCTTCGATGCCAACTGAATTCGGTGAAGGTCGTTTAGTCCTGTCTCCGCGTAATGCTCGATGGGCGTATGCGACTTGGGATTTACCACGATCGCTGCGGTCACGGATCGATCGTAATGCCGGGGATAATCTAGTGTTGCGCCTGTACGATGTTACCGATGGTGGCACTCGATTGCCTTCCCGCTATGAGCAGCATGACATTGATGAAATGGCTTTGTCGTGTGATGTGCCGATTCCATTGAGCGATCGGACTTATATCGCAGAAGTCGGTTACGTCAATGCTGAGAATGTCTGGACTCCACTCGCTCGATCGACTCCCGCCCACATTCCTGCAAACTAA